In Setaria italica strain Yugu1 chromosome I, Setaria_italica_v2.0, whole genome shotgun sequence, the genomic window AAGTCTACAAGGTAATAAAAGTTAAACTTTGCATCTATATCTCACAAAAATATTTTACCATGGTTCCTTGTCAACTCATTGCCATATAGTGCAAACACAAGTCCATCGGTGCATAGTGACTATTACATTCACTTTAAGATTATGTGATCGTTGAATACTTCAAGTTGATGCTTTACAGGGTTTGATGCCAGATGGACAAGAAATAGCTGTAAAGAGACTTGCTAGGGGTTCTAAGCAGGGCTTGCGTGAGCTAAAAAATGAGCTGTTATTAGTTGCCAAGCTCCAACACCGGAATCTCGTGAAACTAATTGGTGCCTGCCTGGATGGAGACGAGAAGTTGCTTGTTTATGAATACGTTCCAAATAAAAGCCTGGACACATTAATTTACGGTATTGAAATTCTATTTCATTTCTGTTTCGGATAAACTTGAGTTCCACTAGTACATGTGCTTATTTCACCACTTTATAAACAAAATAGTGTAGGAGACAGAatttaaaaagattagtaggtCTTTCATGAGTGAAAAACATGTGTAATCTTTTTTATAACAAAAATGATGTAAAGTTCGTAATGAAGCTGAAACATAACATCCTAACTTTTCTTTGGATATAACATGGTAGAGTTAAATATTACTGGTTGAAACGCTCTTCGTGGATGAGTCTTCGAGCCAGAGTAAACGGCCCAATTATGGGTCTATTTGATTTTTTCTTTGATTTCCTTCAGTTGTTAAATATATTAGATCAGCTTCAAACaacatataaatatataatatcaAATCAACTAGAGTTCTCAAAAGACCAAATAAAGGCCCAGAACAAAAATGCAGCTCCCACTTCTACTGAGGCCTGACTCTTATTGGAGTATGAAAAGCTGCCGCTTCTATTTCCATTGTCCCAGGTATGGACTGTGGGAAATCATGCTTTCTATGCATTAGCAAGAATTCCTAGGAAGATTACGTAATTCCTTTAAAGAACATTTCACGGTTAATTCATTTACTTTAGTTTCCATGTTCTTTGATATCGATTGGTTTTTATTACTTTATAACAACACATCCCCCTCCATGCAGATGATGAAAAGCGTGACAATATGGCTAGGGACACAAGGTACAGGATAATTTGTGGCATCGCTCGAGGCTTGGTATATCTACACGATGAGTCCCGTGTGAAAGTAATACACAGAGATTTGAAGCCAAGCAATATTTTATTAGAAATGGATATGAATCCAAAGATATCTGACTTCGGGTTGGCAAGTGTGTTCGAGAACGATCACTCAAAGCATATCACAAGAAGAGTCGCTGGAACCTAGTTAGTTTATGTAGATTCAGTTACACTACAAATTATGTTTGGACTTGTTGAGCACCTAAACTATTCATCATCATATTAGATTCTCTCACCGAAACTACTTTTCAAATATGCAGTGGATATATGGCACCTGAATATGCGGTTCTTGGACATGTTTCTACCAAATCAGATGTCTTTAGCTTCGGAGTGATTATCCTGGAAATTGTGACTGGAAGAAAAAACAGTGTCTCCTCGTCGGAAGCAACGATGGCTCGGCATCTATTAAGCTATGTAAGTCTTTGGTTTGTAATTTTCTCAATACTGAGAGTTGGTTAAATAGCTTTGTGATTTGCTATGTGTGCAGGTATGGGAAAATTGGACCAAGGGAACAATTACAGAGATAGTTGATCCATCATTGCGACGTAGTTGTGCTGAAAATATGGTTCTCAAGTGCACACACATTGGGCTATTATGTGTCCAAGAAAATCCAAGTGATAGACCCAACATGTCACGTGTGATCCTAATGCTCGTTGGAAGGTCTACTACCTTGCCGCCTCCTTCTAGGCCTGCATTTCTCTTTAGGTTGGACGACGCAGATCAATCCAATCATAGGTTGGACGGCGTGGATCAGTCCCATTATGAAGGTGCTCTTGACCTACAAGGACGCTCAAACAAATCAAATTTATCACTCAATAAGGTGACGATCACAGAACTTGAACCAAGATAGTCCCAATTTTATATTAGCTACTAGAGTAGAAAAagtttggaagaaaaaaatcatTCGAGCAAGCAAAGTGTATGCATATATAGTATAAACATCTGCAAATTGGATAAATTATAGTACAGATCGTTTAGTCTCGGACGCAAATATAGCTAGTGCAGGCAAGGCATGAGACCGTCTCTGGACATCCGGAGTGAGGAAGTTAAAAGGGAATGCTGTTATATCTGTCAAAGATTCTGCACGGCAGACTGCGGCGCGGTTAGCAATCtcaaaacttaaaaaaaagattttgcACGCAATTTTCGTGTCCTCTCCCTTGTATCATGTTTCATTTTTCCCCCAAACCGTTAACTGTATTGTGTGAGTTTACAAGCCCTGCTGGGAGGGCTCCTCTCAAACCGGCTCCTTGCTAAGCTGGACCCGTGAAGCTAAAAAGTTAGCTTTATCGACTCCtagtttatttttttcttgattCCCGAACCAGCTATTTGCTATGGCGTTGCTACAGTATCAAAATAGGTGAAGCCGATGCCTGGAGGAGCTATGTGAAATGGGCGCTAAAGATAAATGGCAAGAGCGACAAAGTGCAGGAGACTTTGAATGACTTTACTTGCGTGAATTTTTTGTTGGCCCGGCCAAGGTACGGAATGGATGGGTGCGGCTTTAGCTGAGAACCAGGAGTTGGCGCGTGCGCGCGGGCCCTGGTGGTGACCGCGTATGGAATGGCGGGGTTTCAAGGATTTGATGCTATATATGCAACCTGATAGGTTTCCAAATGATAGCGCATTTTTACGGCAACCAATGCAAAATCTGGCACTTGAGTGAACACAACTCAACTCCCTTCCATGGATAATCC contains:
- the LOC101782179 gene encoding putative receptor-like protein kinase At4g00960 — protein: MLPFAAIVLAGAAIMTTTSVVDAQNSAKDFVDLHNAARADVGVAPIAWNNTVAAYAQTVAAERSDNCALLHSNGPYGENIFWGSAGANWTAADAVGAWVAEKQYYNCNDNSCSAGQSCGHYTQVVWANSIKLGCAMVVCDSQRGMFIVCEYEPRGNVLGVPPYATCGQFNRSDNGNGNSPKVNGNSTSRNSSSNPSKNKSNTPILQIILPVVTVLGLISAILMNIRRRSRQKKRKLSCAPSSEDIEELKSVLLDVSIIRAATQNFAEENKLGEGGFGQVYKGLMPDGQEIAVKRLARGSKQGLRELKNELLLVAKLQHRNLVKLIGACLDGDEKLLVYEYVPNKSLDTLIYDDEKRDNMARDTRYRIICGIARGLVYLHDESRVKVIHRDLKPSNILLEMDMNPKISDFGLASVFENDHSKHITRRVAGTYGYMAPEYAVLGHVSTKSDVFSFGVIILEIVTGRKNSVSSSEATMARHLLSYVWENWTKGTITEIVDPSLRRSCAENMVLKCTHIGLLCVQENPSDRPNMSRVILMLVGRSTTLPPPSRPAFLFRLDDADQSNHRLDGVDQSHYEGALDLQGRSNKSNLSLNKVTITELEPR